The Eggerthella guodeyinii sequence CCCTGTTGTCTCGCCAACCGCTCAAAGCAGACAGCCCGAGCGCCGACAAGCGTTCCGCGGAAGCGGGCGGCCGATCCTCCTGCCCGGAGGGGACGAGCGGACGGAGCAGCTCCACCGCGAGCGCCGTCTCGTTCTGGACGGCGGTTCTCATCCTGCAGATGCTCAGCGCATGGTCCATGAGCGTGACCAGCATGTCGTCGAACAGGTTGCCCGAGCAGATGGCGACGTCGAACCGCCGGCCCTTCCCGGCTTCGGCGAGGGCGGCGCGGGCGTTGCGGTAGGCCGGGCCGTCTTGGCTTGCCGACCCGCCCGAATCGACGCGCACGCTCCACGCCCCCACGCCCAGGCCGCCGCGCAGCACGTCGAACCCCAGGATGAAGCCGAGCATGCGGTAGTACAGAAACGCCGTCAAGGGGTCGCGAAACAACCCTTGCACCTCGTCGGCGCGGCCGAAGGCGACGTCCTTCTCGATGCCCGCCTCGAAGAGGGCGTTGAGATACGGGAGCGCGTCCGCGATGAGGAGCTGCAAAGCCTCGCGATCGCGATCGCCGCAGCTTCGCGCCGTGCGCACCTCGACGACGAGCGCACAATAGTGATCCATAGCCGTTCCTTATCGATTGTCATCTGGAACAGCACTATAGCAACAAAATACGTTGCTTACAATGGTTAGAATATGTTGCTATTTTAAATAGCAACATATTCTATTGCCTATCTGTACCGTACGGGACACGGCTGGACGAAGGCGCCCTCGCAGGCCGTACGGCGGGCGCAGCCGGGAGCCATGCCCTGGGCGACGAGGCACCGCTCGACGGTCTCCACGGACGCCGCGAGGGCGCGCGCCTCCTCGTCGCCTTGCGCGGTGAGCGCCAGACGATGGCCGCGGCCCTCCGTCACGAGCCCCATCGCCTCGAGCCGCTCGACGGCCTTCGTCACGCTCGGCCTGGAAACCTCCAGCCGGTCGGCCAGCTCCACGCGCCGCTCGACGCCGTCCCGGATGGCCAGCAGGTAGCGCGCGAGGGCCGGGGTCAACCCGCTCATTTCACCGCCCTCGCAAGGCACGCGTTCGAACCGGCCCGCTTCCACCCCACCTCGCCGAACCACGTCCCCAGGATGTCGCGCAGCTCGCGCTCGGAGTAGATGCGCACGTCGCCTTCGTTGTTGTACGGCATGAACGCGTTCATCACCGTGCGCGCCGGGGCCGGCAGCCAGCACTCCCCCACGACGAGCACGCCGCCCGGGCGCAGCACCCGCCACGCCTCGAACGCCGCGCGGCGCGGGTCGGGATAGTGGTGGAACGAGTCGTTGCAGTAGGCGACGTCGAACGTCTCGTCCGCGAAGGGGAGATGCTCGCTGTCCGCCTGGTGCAGCGCGGCGCGCCGCCCCAACCGCTGCCGCGCGCGGTCGAGCATGGCCGGGGACAGGTCGATCCCGTCCAGCTCGACGTCGGGAAGCGCCTCCAGCACCAGCTGGGCGAGCGCGCCGGTTCCGCATCCCACGTCCAGCACGCGCGCGGGCGCGGCGGCCGCCACCTCCTCCAGCACATAGGGGTAGAGCCGGCGCGCGTGCTCCCCCTTCATGTCGTCGTCGTACGTCGGCGCCTGCGCGTCGAACGCCCGCCGGGAAACCTCCTTGGCGTCGCGCACGACGCCGTCTGTCGATTCGCTCATGCTTGCTCCTTTCCTCGTTCGCCTCGTTGCATTCCTGCGTCCTTCGCTTCATTAAACGCTGTTCAATCATCGGTTCGAAAAATGCCTCGGCGGGCCGAGGCGGGTGTGGCGGGATGGGGCGGCTAGTCCAGCGGCGCGGTCTGGGAATCGAGGAGCGCGTAGACGTAGCTCCGGACGAGCGCCAGCGCCTCGGGGTCGGGCGCGTTCGCGCTCGTCAGGATGTTCATCTGCCCGTGCGTGATGAAATCGACCAGCACCTCGGGCGACGCCACCGTCACGCCGCGCTTGCGCGCGTCGGCCTTGAGGGCGGCGACCATGTGCGGGCGGATGCGGTCGCACAGCTCGAAGCCGAGCTGGCGGTGGAATTCCCGGTTGCCCTCCTCGTGGAAGAACTCGTGGTAGCGCAGGCTTCCCTCGTCGGCGACGGCGCTGAACAGCGCGTCGATCTTGTCGGTCAGCGAGATGCTCGCATCGTCGAGGATGCGGAGGTAGTCGCGGCAGCACTCCTCCGCGTACGCCTCGAGGGCGGCGGAGAACAGCTTCTGCTTGGAGTCGAAGTAGTGGTAGCACAGCCCCGGCGTGATGCCCGCCGCATGCGAGATGTCGCGCATGGACACCGCCTCGTAGCCGCGCTCGACGAACAGCTCCATGGCCGTCTCGAGAATGTCCCGCTTCCGCTCCTCCGGATCCTTCACCGTTCGCACCACGTCGCGCCCTTCCGCCTCGCCGCCGTTCCTCGTCGATCATGCCACGCCATTGAACGATTGTCAATGAACAATGTTTAACGAAATCAGACCCGCCCTTCCAGCGCGGCAAAAAACGCGCAGCGCAGCGGCGCAGCCGGCCGCCCTCCGCGTACGCCCTCCCCCGGCCGCCTCGTGCCCCTCGCGCCATCGCGCCCCCAGCCCCCCCAGCGCCCTCCGCGCTCGCCGCGCCCCGGCCGCCCCCTGCACCCTCCGCGCCCGCCTCGCCGCCTCGCTGAAGCGTTGCGCGGCTTCGAATGTTTCACGTGAAACATTCGTTCGTGTTCCGCAAGGTATTTCTTCCTTGCGCTGTCCGAGGGCGAGTGCTATAAAGTTTGATGCATCTAACTTATACCCATCCGCACAGGAGCCCCCCATGAACCAGAGCACGAACGTCTCGCCTGCCCGGCCTTTTCTCACGGTAGACGGCTTGTACAAGCACTACGGAGAAGGCGAAGCCCGCGTGACGGTGCTCGAGGACATCGCCACCTCGATCGGGAAGGGCGAGGTGTGCGTGCTGCTGGGGCCGTCGGGCTCGGGCAAGTCGACGTTCCTCAACCTCGTGGGCGGGCTGGAGCCCGCCGACGCCGGCAGCATCCGCGTCGGCGGATGCGAGCTCACGGGGCTCTCCGCCAAGGATCTCGGCGAGTACCGTCGCCGCGAGCTGGGCTTCGTGTTCCAGTTCTACAACCTCGTGCCCGACCTCACCGTGCGCGAGAACATCGAGGTGTGCCGCTACCTCAGCAAGAACCCCCTGCCGCTCGACGACCTGCTGCACTCGCTCGGCCTTTGGGAGCACCGCGACAAGTTCCCCCGCCAGGTGTCCGGCGGGCAGCAGCAGCGCTGCGCCATCGGCCGCGCGCTGGTGAAGAACCCCGGCCTGCTGCTGTGCGACGAGCCCACCGGCGCGCTGGACTACCAGACCTCGAAGGAGATCCTGGAGCTGATGGAGCAGGTCAACCGCGATTTCGGCTGCACCATCGTCATCGTCACGCACAACGACGCCATCAAGCACATGGCGCACCGCATCCTGCGCCTGCGCGACGGCTCGCTCGTGGAGGACGAGCGCAACGCCGCGCTCGTGCCCGCCCGCAACCTGGAATGGTAGGTGCGCCGTGCCTTCTCCCCTCGTCCGCCGCCTGCCCCGCGAGCTAAAGCACAACTTGGGCAAGTACCTGGGCATCTTCCTGCTCATGACCGTGTCCATCACGCTCGTCTCGGGCTTCTTGGTGGCGGCCAGCAGCATCGAGCGCATCATCGACGGCATGCGCGACGCCTACGTCGTCGAGGACGGCCGCTTCACCACCAGCTTCGAGGCGCCCGTCGAGGCCGTCGAGGCCGTGGAGGACCTCGGCGTCACCGTGCACGAGAACTTCAGCTACGACCTGGCGCTCGCCCAGGACGGCGGCGTGCAGGACGCCGTCGTGCGCATCCACCAGAACCGCACCGGCTTCAACGAGGCCGCCTACGTCGAGGGCCGCGCCCCACGCGGCGCGGACGAGATCGCGCTCGACCGCGTCTTCTGCGAGCACAACGGCATCGAGGTGGGCGACGAGGTGCAGGTGGACGGGCGGGCCTTCGCCGTGTCGGGCATCATGACGCTGCCCGACTACGCGGCGCTCTTCGAGAAGAACAGCGACTTCGTCATGAACACGCTCACGTTCAGCTCGGGCGTGGTGGACGCGCCCGCGTTCGACGGGCTGTCCGGCAGCGAGACGTTCACCTACTCGTTCGTCTGCGACGACCGCGGCCTGTCGCCCGCCGACCGCACCGACCTGGAAAGCGACCTGGTCGAGGCGCTCGGCGAGAACGGCGCCGTGCTCACCGACCTCGTGGATGCCGACGCGAACCAGGGCATCGTCTACCCCGGCGAGGACGTCGAGGGCGACCAGCTCATGTGGGAGGTGCTGCTGTTCCTCATCGTCATCATCATGGCGTTCGTGTTCGTGGTGCTGACCTCGGCCACCATCGACGAGGAAAGCGCCATCATCGGCACGCTGCTGGCCTCGGGCTACCGCAAGCGCGAGCTGATCGGCCACTACCTGGCGCTGCCGCTTTTCGTGGGGCTGGCGGCCGCCGTCGCGGGCAACGTGCTGGGCTACACGGCCCTCGCCGAGCCCATGAAGAACCTCTACTACAACAGCTACAGCCTGCCTCCCTACGAGGCGTTCTGGAACTGGCGCGTGTTCCTCCTGACCACGGTGCTGCCGTTCGCCCTGCTCATCGGCATCACGTTCGTCGGCCTGTGCCGGAAGCTGCGCTGCACGCCCCTGCAGTTCCTGCGCCGCGAGACGGCGCGCGCGGGCGTGCGCGGCGGCATGCGCCTCAACCAGCGCCTGGGCTTCGTCGCCCGCTTCCGGCTGCGCGTGTTCCTGCGCAACCTCTCGCACTTCGCCACGCTGTTCGTGGGGATAGCGTTCGCCAGCCTGTTGCTGCTGTTCGGCCTGTGCATGATGCCGACGATGGACCACTACGCCGATTCGCTGCGCGACAACCTGGCGGCGGAGCACCAGTACACGCTGAAGGCGCCGCTCGAGATCGACGCGAGCGCCGAGGAGCGCGAGGCCTTCGCCGCCGCGACGACGCTGGCCACCGCATCGCAAGCCGACCTCGAGGCCATGGACCCGACGGAGCTGGCGAAGCTGGCGCAGAAGGCCGCCGGCGTCGATGCCGACGCGAACCCCGTGAACACGCGGGAGAACGCCGACGCCGCCATCGCGCAGGCCGAGAAGTACGCGGCCGCCCAGCTGGAAACCGCCCGGCCCCTCGACAGCGGCGCCGAGACCGTCACCGTGTACGGCGTCCAGGAGGATTCGCGCTACTGGGACGACGTGGACGTGGGCGGCGGCAAGGTGGCCGTCGGACGCGGCTTGGCGGAGAAGTGCGGCATGGTCGTGGGAGAACCCGCCGCGTTCGACGACGCGTACGCCGACACGTCCTACGACCTCGTGCCCACCTCGGTGGTGGGCGGCTCCACGGACACGACAGTATATATGTCGCTCGACGACTTCAACGAGCTGTTCGGCAACGACGCCGGCCACTTCAACGGCTACGCGTCCGACGAGGCGCTCGACCTCGACGAGCGGTACCTGGCCAGCGACCTCACGCCAGCCGACATGGACAAGATCGGCGCGCAGATGCGGGACTCCATGGGCGACATGGTAGGCATGCTGGTGGCGGCCGCCGTGCTCGTCTACCTCGTGCTCATGTACCTGTTGACCAAGACCGTCATCGACCGCAGCGCGCGGGCCATCTCGTACATGAAGGTGTTCGGCTACCGCGACGGCGAGATCAACAAGCTGTACCTGCACTCCATCACGGTGACGGTGATCGCGTCGCTGCTGGTGAGCCTGCCGCTCGTCATCGGCGGCATCACGGCCCTGCTCAAGGTGGTGTTCATGAAGTACAACGGCAGCATCGAGGTGTTCACGCCGGCCGACCGCCTGGTCGTGGTCGTGCTCATCGGCGTGGCCGTGTACGCCGTCGTCGCCTTCCTGCACACGAGGCGCATCAAGCGCGTGCCCCTGGCGCTGGCGCTGAAGGTGCAGGAGTAGCCGCGCCGCGAACGGATGTTTCACGTGAAACATCCGTTCGCGCTCCCGGGAGGGTGCGCTCCCGGGAGGGGTGCGCGCTCCCGGGAAGGGGGTCATGCCGCACGCGCCCGCCCTCCTCTCTTGGGTGAGCCTTGCGTAACGCTCTGCTTGCCGGGGCGCGCTTATGCTACGATGGGCTTCCGAGAAAGGACGGCATCGCATGCCCATCAACAAGGCGGTTCTCGCTGCATTCAAGGCAGCAACGCGGCTTCGGCCCGACATCAGGGAGTTCTACAAGGCGCAGCGCTTCGCCGAAGACGTCAGCGCCAAGCTCGTGCTGCCCAACCCCCGCTGCCGCATCGACGAGGCCACCGCCACGATGCCGGACGGCTTCGAGGTGCCGCTGCGCGTGTTCACCCCGCTCGACTTCGACTTCTCGCTCGCCGAGGGGCTCAAGGTGTGCGAGGATTCCCGCGGCACCATCCTGTTCTTCCACGGCGGCGGCTGGGTGAACGGCACGGTGGACTTCTACATCGACGCGTGCACCACCATGGCCATCCAGCTGGAGCGGCGCGTGGTGTCGGTGGACTACCGGCGCGCGCCCGAGCACCGCTTCCCCCAGGCGGCCGAAGACTGCTACGAAGTGGCGCGCCAGCTGTACGCGGGCACGCTGCTGGCCGACGTCGACCCCGAGCACGTGGTGCTGTTCGGCGACAGCGCGGGCGGCAACCTCGCGGCGGCGCTGTCGCTCATGGCGCGCGACCGCGGCGACTTCGAGCCGCGCACGCAGATGCTGCTGTACCCCGTCACGTACAACGACCACGACCCCTTCACGTCGTGGTTCGACTCGGTGCGCGAGAACGGCGAGGACTACCTGCTCACCTGGCGCGACATCGAGGGCTACATGGAGCTGTACCGCTCCTGCCCCGCCGACCTCGACAACCCCTACTTCGCCCCGCTGCTCGACCCCGACCTGTCGGGCCAGCCGCGCACGCTCGTCATCAGCGCCGAGTACTGCCCGCTGCGCGACGAGGGCGAGGCGTACGCCGGGCGCCTGGAGCTGGAGGGCGGCGAGGTGCAATGCTACCGCATGCTGGACGCCGTGCACGGTTACCTGCTGTACCCGTCGATCCTCAGCCTGGTCAAAGACACGTACCGCATCATCAAGCACTTCCTGGACGGCGAAGAGCTTGCGCAGGAGGGTGAACCCGCATGGCTCGGGATACTTGGTACCGACTAGACAACGTCGGCAAGTTCTACTCGTCCCAGGCGGGCAGCTCGGCTCAAACGGTGTTCCGCTACGCGGCCACCATGCGCGACGACGTGGATCCCGCGACGCTGCAGCGCGCGCTCGAGAGGACGGTGTCCGCCTTCCCCAACTTCAACGTGTGCCTGCGCAGCGGCATGTTCTGGCACTACCTGGAGCAGGCCGCCGAGCCGCCCGCCGTGCACCGCGAGAACCTCCCTTTGTGCTACGGCCTGCACGTCCACGCGAAGAGCGTGCTGTTCCGCGTCAGCTACCACGCCGCGCGCATCAACCTCGAGGTGTCGCACATCGTGTCGGACGGGCGCGGCTCCCTGAGCTTCTTCAAGGCGCTGCTGCACGCCTACATCGAGGAGCGCTACGGGGTGGAGGGCGTGCCGCCCGAGTACGACGGCTCCGACCACCAGAAGGCGGAGAACAGCTTCGACAAGTACTTCGAGCGCGACAAGGCCGCCCCCACGCGCGCGCCGAAGGTGTACCGCCTTTCCGGCTGGCGCGACAAGGCCGACCCCACGTTCTTCGAGTACCACCTGCCCGCGGGCCGCGTGCTCGACCTCGCGCACGACTGCGGCGTCAGCCTCACCGCGCTGCTGATCGCCGTCATCATGTGCTCCATCCGCGCCGAGATGCCGCGCCGCGAGCGGCAGCGGGCCATCCGCATGGACGTGCCCGTCGACCTGCGGCGCTTCTTCAAGTCCACCACCGTCAAGAACTTCTTCGGGCTGGCCTTCGTGTCCTACATCCCCGGCGACGAGGACGAGCCCGTCGAGGTCGTGGCGCGCCAGATCCACGACCAGCTTCGAGCCGCCACGCAGGCCGACGAGCTCAAGAGCCGCATGAACCGCATGATCAAGCTCGAGAAGAACCCGCTGTTGCGCCTGGCCCCGCTGTTCGTGAAGGACGCCATCCTGGAGCTGGCCGACCGCGTGGCCGCGCGCGACGTGACCACCACGATGTCGAACCTCGGCACCATCCGCATCGACGAGCGGCTGGCCCCCTACCTCCGCGACGTCAACATCCTCACGTCCACCACCGGCATGAACTTCATGGCGTGCTCGTTCGGCGACGACCTGAGCATCGGCATATCCACGGTGTACTCGAACCCCGACATCATCAAGAACTTCTGCCGGTTCTTCTCGGGGCGCGGCATCGAGGGCACGCTCAACCTCAACAAGACGAGCGAAGAGGTGGCCGAGGACCGCATCGAGACGAAGATCGAGGCGTCGATGAAGCGCCTGGGCGGGCAGGGTCCCGCGCGCGGCGAAGCGACGGACGCGAGGGAGGACGACGGCCGATGAAGCGATGCGAAAAATGCGGCGTGAAGTTCTCCGGCGACTTCGACCGGTGCCCGCTGTGCCAGTCCGAGCTCGAGGGCGACGCGTCGCCGTCGGTGTTCCCGCGCAACGAGGTGCGCAAGTCGGGCGCGCTGGCGCTGGCGGTGCTGGCGTTCGCCACCGGGGCGTGCCTGCTGGTCATGCTGTTCCTCGGCAACCTGCTGGGCCTGCCGGGCGACATCGTGCTCACCGTGTGCCTCGGCCTCGTGGTGAACTACCTGTTCGTGCGCAACATCATCACGCACACGCCCGACTTTTTGCGCGTGGTGGTGCGCTACTTCCTCGTGCTGCTGGCCATCGCCGCCGTGTGGTTCCTCGTGTCGCGCAACCTCGTGGTGACGACGTTCGTCATCCCCGGCATCTGCCTTCTGGCGCTCGTGTTCGACGGCGTGCTGCTCGCGGTGTTCCGCGGCACCTTCGTGTCGGGCTATGCCAAGTACCTGCTGTTCGACGTGGCGCTGGGCCTCATCCCGCTCGCGCTGTCCGCGCTCGGCCTGACCACCTGGGACGTGCTGGCCAACGTGAGCGCCCTCGTCGCCAGCGTGTTCCTGCTGGGCCTCGTCGTGTTCACCCGCAAGCAGCTG is a genomic window containing:
- a CDS encoding alpha/beta hydrolase; its protein translation is MPINKAVLAAFKAATRLRPDIREFYKAQRFAEDVSAKLVLPNPRCRIDEATATMPDGFEVPLRVFTPLDFDFSLAEGLKVCEDSRGTILFFHGGGWVNGTVDFYIDACTTMAIQLERRVVSVDYRRAPEHRFPQAAEDCYEVARQLYAGTLLADVDPEHVVLFGDSAGGNLAAALSLMARDRGDFEPRTQMLLYPVTYNDHDPFTSWFDSVRENGEDYLLTWRDIEGYMELYRSCPADLDNPYFAPLLDPDLSGQPRTLVISAEYCPLRDEGEAYAGRLELEGGEVQCYRMLDAVHGYLLYPSILSLVKDTYRIIKHFLDGEELAQEGEPAWLGILGTD
- a CDS encoding DUF6320 domain-containing protein; protein product: MKRCEKCGVKFSGDFDRCPLCQSELEGDASPSVFPRNEVRKSGALALAVLAFATGACLLVMLFLGNLLGLPGDIVLTVCLGLVVNYLFVRNIITHTPDFLRVVVRYFLVLLAIAAVWFLVSRNLVVTTFVIPGICLLALVFDGVLLAVFRGTFVSGYAKYLLFDVALGLIPLALSALGLTTWDVLANVSALVASVFLLGLVVFTRKQLVAEVRKLFSA
- a CDS encoding class I SAM-dependent methyltransferase — protein: MSESTDGVVRDAKEVSRRAFDAQAPTYDDDMKGEHARRLYPYVLEEVAAAAPARVLDVGCGTGALAQLVLEALPDVELDGIDLSPAMLDRARQRLGRRAALHQADSEHLPFADETFDVAYCNDSFHHYPDPRRAAFEAWRVLRPGGVLVVGECWLPAPARTVMNAFMPYNNEGDVRIYSERELRDILGTWFGEVGWKRAGSNACLARAVK
- a CDS encoding TetR/AcrR family transcriptional regulator, whose amino-acid sequence is MVRTVKDPEERKRDILETAMELFVERGYEAVSMRDISHAAGITPGLCYHYFDSKQKLFSAALEAYAEECCRDYLRILDDASISLTDKIDALFSAVADEGSLRYHEFFHEEGNREFHRQLGFELCDRIRPHMVAALKADARKRGVTVASPEVLVDFITHGQMNILTSANAPDPEALALVRSYVYALLDSQTAPLD
- a CDS encoding metal-dependent transcriptional regulator, which translates into the protein MSGLTPALARYLLAIRDGVERRVELADRLEVSRPSVTKAVERLEAMGLVTEGRGHRLALTAQGDEEARALAASVETVERCLVAQGMAPGCARRTACEGAFVQPCPVRYR
- a CDS encoding ABC transporter ATP-binding protein, with product MNQSTNVSPARPFLTVDGLYKHYGEGEARVTVLEDIATSIGKGEVCVLLGPSGSGKSTFLNLVGGLEPADAGSIRVGGCELTGLSAKDLGEYRRRELGFVFQFYNLVPDLTVRENIEVCRYLSKNPLPLDDLLHSLGLWEHRDKFPRQVSGGQQQRCAIGRALVKNPGLLLCDEPTGALDYQTSKEILELMEQVNRDFGCTIVIVTHNDAIKHMAHRILRLRDGSLVEDERNAALVPARNLEW
- a CDS encoding FtsX-like permease family protein, with protein sequence MGKYLGIFLLMTVSITLVSGFLVAASSIERIIDGMRDAYVVEDGRFTTSFEAPVEAVEAVEDLGVTVHENFSYDLALAQDGGVQDAVVRIHQNRTGFNEAAYVEGRAPRGADEIALDRVFCEHNGIEVGDEVQVDGRAFAVSGIMTLPDYAALFEKNSDFVMNTLTFSSGVVDAPAFDGLSGSETFTYSFVCDDRGLSPADRTDLESDLVEALGENGAVLTDLVDADANQGIVYPGEDVEGDQLMWEVLLFLIVIIMAFVFVVLTSATIDEESAIIGTLLASGYRKRELIGHYLALPLFVGLAAAVAGNVLGYTALAEPMKNLYYNSYSLPPYEAFWNWRVFLLTTVLPFALLIGITFVGLCRKLRCTPLQFLRRETARAGVRGGMRLNQRLGFVARFRLRVFLRNLSHFATLFVGIAFASLLLLFGLCMMPTMDHYADSLRDNLAAEHQYTLKAPLEIDASAEEREAFAAATTLATASQADLEAMDPTELAKLAQKAAGVDADANPVNTRENADAAIAQAEKYAAAQLETARPLDSGAETVTVYGVQEDSRYWDDVDVGGGKVAVGRGLAEKCGMVVGEPAAFDDAYADTSYDLVPTSVVGGSTDTTVYMSLDDFNELFGNDAGHFNGYASDEALDLDERYLASDLTPADMDKIGAQMRDSMGDMVGMLVAAAVLVYLVLMYLLTKTVIDRSARAISYMKVFGYRDGEINKLYLHSITVTVIASLLVSLPLVIGGITALLKVVFMKYNGSIEVFTPADRLVVVVLIGVAVYAVVAFLHTRRIKRVPLALALKVQE
- a CDS encoding phthiocerol/phthiodiolone dimycocerosyl transferase family protein, whose protein sequence is MRDDVDPATLQRALERTVSAFPNFNVCLRSGMFWHYLEQAAEPPAVHRENLPLCYGLHVHAKSVLFRVSYHAARINLEVSHIVSDGRGSLSFFKALLHAYIEERYGVEGVPPEYDGSDHQKAENSFDKYFERDKAAPTRAPKVYRLSGWRDKADPTFFEYHLPAGRVLDLAHDCGVSLTALLIAVIMCSIRAEMPRRERQRAIRMDVPVDLRRFFKSTTVKNFFGLAFVSYIPGDEDEPVEVVARQIHDQLRAATQADELKSRMNRMIKLEKNPLLRLAPLFVKDAILELADRVAARDVTTTMSNLGTIRIDERLAPYLRDVNILTSTTGMNFMACSFGDDLSIGISTVYSNPDIIKNFCRFFSGRGIEGTLNLNKTSEEVAEDRIETKIEASMKRLGGQGPARGEATDAREDDGR